The following are from one region of the Nicotiana tabacum cultivar K326 chromosome 3, ASM71507v2, whole genome shotgun sequence genome:
- the LOC142176385 gene encoding uncharacterized protein LOC142176385, giving the protein MEIGTKIRRKKRFVRGRSRIRYGAFSKDKAQELEGRLSAMGAWKNSRGMSFMWSTMADYISKAAREVLGVSSGCFGHHKGNWRWNKVVQGKVETKKAVYLKLVGSTNEEERRENSEKYKVARKETKLVVTEAKTAAFAHMYEEYVDNSGDKMLFRLAKARERKSRDLDQVRCIKDEDGRVLMGEDQIKQRWQTYFHKLLNEERDLDIVLRKFSRVTVNRYYRRIKVDEVVEAMRKMSKGRATGPDDIPVEF; this is encoded by the coding sequence ATGGAGATTGGTACTaagataaggaggaagaagaggtttgTACGAGGTCGTTCAAGGATCAGATATGGTGCCTTTTCTAAGGATAAAGCTCAGGAGTTGGAAGGGAGGTTATCAGCCATGGGAGCCTGGAAGAATAGTAGGGGCATGAGCTTTATGTGGTCGACGATGGCAGACTATATTAGCAAGGcagcgagagaggtgttaggggtctcgtcGGGCTGCTTTGGTCACCACAAAGGCAATTGGCGGTGGAAtaaagtggtccaaggtaaagtggaaacGAAAAAGGCAGTGTACCTGAAGTTAGTAGGGAGCACCAACGAGGAGGAGAGAAGAGAAAACAGTGAGaagtataaggtagctaggaaggagacGAAGCTGGtggtcacggaggctaagactgcAGCTTTTGCTCATATGTATGAAGAATATGTGGACAATagtggggataaaatgttattcCGGCTGGCTAAGGCGAGAGAAAGGAAGTCTCGGGATCtagaccaagtgaggtgcattaAAGACGAGGATGGTAGAGTTTTGATGGGGGAGGACCAGATTAAGcagagatggcagacctactttcataaacttctgaatgaggAAAGGGATCTGGATATTGTGCTCCGTAAATTTTCGAGAGTCACCGTGAATAGGTATTATAGGCGCATTAAGGTAGATGAGGTTGTAgaggctatgcgtaagatgagtaagGGCAGAGCTACAGGGCCAGACGATATTCCGGTTGAATTTTGA